In Porphyromonas cangingivalis, a genomic segment contains:
- a CDS encoding class I SAM-dependent methyltransferase: MKKAKQHPSPYHKNVDRYDDVITGRRWWSRLYMHSFWGVDDNAIAEEVLAKIPDDFSGHLLDIPVGTAVFTCEKYKRMSHTRITGVDYAEPMLEIARSRKEAHGLELLTLSQGDATSLAYADGTFDGVLTMNGIHAFPDKQRALSEMARVLKSGGRLYGCTYVTGQRPMADLLVRLVLDKTGLFAPSHYTLESLRDELEAIFGTVISLTHHRSIAIFECRKTK, encoded by the coding sequence ATGAAGAAGGCAAAACAACACCCCTCTCCATACCATAAAAATGTAGACAGGTATGATGATGTCATCACGGGACGTCGGTGGTGGTCGAGGTTGTACATGCACTCCTTTTGGGGCGTGGATGACAATGCCATCGCAGAAGAGGTACTGGCCAAGATCCCGGATGACTTTTCGGGGCATTTGCTGGACATCCCCGTAGGGACAGCGGTCTTTACGTGCGAGAAATACAAACGTATGTCGCATACTCGGATCACAGGTGTGGACTATGCCGAACCCATGCTGGAGATCGCCCGAAGTCGCAAGGAGGCTCACGGACTGGAGCTACTCACACTTTCGCAGGGAGATGCCACATCTTTGGCCTATGCCGATGGGACCTTCGACGGTGTCTTGACGATGAACGGCATCCATGCTTTCCCCGACAAGCAACGAGCTCTTAGTGAGATGGCAAGGGTGCTCAAATCAGGTGGGCGGCTCTACGGATGCACCTATGTGACGGGACAACGCCCGATGGCGGATCTGCTTGTGCGTCTGGTGCTGGACAAGACCGGTTTGTTTGCACCTTCTCATTACACTCTCGAAAGCCTTCGAGACGAATTGGAAGCGATCTTCGGGACTGTGATCTCACTGACGCACCACCGATCGATAGCGATCTTTGAGTGCCGGAAGACGAAATAA
- a CDS encoding porin family protein, producing the protein MKKYVFIFILALTTFNTAWGQWRKGIHVGIGHSDALSKAEHSGMVSYTAGVFGEYRFGSGFVLHGELNYVNKGATLDKPEMQQWNGIINRYEFHLDYVEVPLSMGYALRLGDEFAITPRAGMYVAYGVGGYGLLTTDNLKADQDPGTMRVEPFKVTQGKMPAQNAQYFFDAFQRQNVGIVLSVDTDISKRFRLSLNSQFGLLYPLAQYSTGSVHLRNITLSIGYAF; encoded by the coding sequence ATGAAAAAGTACGTATTCATTTTTATTTTGGCACTGACGACCTTCAACACGGCATGGGGACAGTGGCGCAAAGGGATTCACGTGGGGATAGGGCATTCGGATGCGCTCTCCAAAGCCGAGCACAGCGGGATGGTCTCTTACACCGCAGGGGTGTTCGGAGAGTATAGGTTTGGTAGCGGGTTTGTGCTACACGGAGAGCTCAACTATGTCAACAAAGGGGCGACCCTCGACAAACCCGAGATGCAACAGTGGAATGGGATCATCAACCGATATGAGTTCCACTTGGACTATGTCGAAGTACCACTATCCATGGGCTATGCGCTACGACTGGGGGATGAGTTCGCCATCACCCCTCGTGCAGGGATGTATGTGGCGTACGGTGTGGGCGGTTATGGGCTCTTGACGACCGACAATCTGAAAGCAGATCAGGATCCGGGCACCATGAGGGTCGAGCCTTTCAAGGTGACTCAGGGCAAGATGCCTGCCCAGAACGCTCAATACTTCTTCGATGCCTTCCAGCGTCAGAACGTCGGTATCGTGCTGAGTGTCGACACCGACATCTCGAAGCGATTCAGACTGTCCCTCAATTCACAGTTCGGACTCTTATACCCCTTGGCACAGTACTCGACAGGCTCTGTGCATCTAAGGAACATCACACTTAGCATCGGCTATGCCTTCTGA
- a CDS encoding GNAT family N-acetyltransferase: MTTTTPTQPAQLTIRKATLKDLPSIMPIYDKAKVLMRRAGNPHQWNSDYPSIGLIEEDIREGYCHVCLTPDGRVCGTFWFGIIEEPTYTYIEDGAWLHDRPYGVIHRLASDGEVKGLGRQVFEWALAQYPNIRVDTHRDNHVMQHIVTSLGFEYCGIIYVADGSPRLAYQRDDDR, from the coding sequence ATGACCACTACGACCCCAACCCAACCGGCACAACTCACGATCCGAAAAGCGACACTCAAGGATCTCCCTTCCATCATGCCCATATACGACAAGGCTAAGGTGCTCATGCGCCGTGCAGGCAACCCTCATCAGTGGAACAGTGATTACCCCTCCATCGGGCTTATCGAAGAAGACATCCGAGAAGGGTATTGCCACGTGTGTCTCACGCCTGATGGGCGAGTGTGTGGCACTTTTTGGTTCGGCATCATCGAAGAGCCTACCTACACATATATAGAAGATGGGGCGTGGCTTCATGATCGTCCTTATGGGGTCATCCATCGCCTGGCTTCGGACGGGGAGGTGAAGGGGCTTGGTCGTCAGGTCTTTGAGTGGGCACTTGCACAGTATCCGAACATAAGGGTCGACACGCATAGGGACAACCATGTGATGCAACACATCGTCACCTCTCTCGGCTTTGAGTACTGTGGGATCATTTATGTTGCAGACGGTTCGCCAAGACTCGCTTATCAGAGGGACGATGACCGATGA
- a CDS encoding GH3 auxin-responsive promoter family protein, protein MDTLTSLYTLLYRKRPSQIAGYATHAMEIQARQLREITRMLARTEYGRKHGITDRIGYSTYAERLPIVMYEDLAPYVERMLAGEQRVLCGERTEWFAKSSGTTNAKSKYIPVPPTHLSRCHFRGGKDVLSLFVRNNPETKVLSHKSFALSGSLSKGSYGRFIKAGDLSAVLVSKFPVWARSLRVPSIEVALLEEWEEKLDRTSDALVRADIATLSGVPSWMLVIVKEAMRKAGAKTAKELWPDLEVFFHGGIAFDPYRDEYRRVLGEGVKYMETYNASEGFFGIQDDPSDSSMLLMLDYGVYYEFIPMDVFDESDLTNAIPLHKVSQGINYAMVISTLGGLYRYIIGDTVRFTSTAPYKFVITGRTKSFINAFGEELMVANADKALDHAAKESGARLREYSAGPVFLTEEGKGYHHWVVEFEEEPKDIARFASLLDEGLKALNSDYEAKRYKDISLRPPLVTVVREGTFFGWMKEHGKLGGQHKVPRLSKDDSIIRRLIELSDGQK, encoded by the coding sequence ATGGATACCCTTACTTCACTCTATACCCTGCTGTATCGCAAGCGTCCGAGTCAGATCGCCGGCTATGCAACCCATGCGATGGAGATACAGGCTCGTCAGCTCCGAGAGATCACACGTATGCTGGCACGCACCGAGTATGGTCGCAAGCATGGCATCACGGATCGTATCGGCTACTCGACCTATGCCGAACGCCTTCCCATTGTGATGTACGAGGATCTCGCGCCTTATGTCGAGCGTATGCTGGCCGGCGAACAAAGAGTGCTCTGTGGAGAGCGTACGGAGTGGTTTGCCAAGAGCAGTGGTACGACAAACGCGAAGAGCAAGTATATCCCGGTACCTCCGACACATCTTTCACGTTGTCACTTCCGGGGAGGCAAGGATGTCCTCTCCCTTTTCGTCCGTAACAATCCCGAGACGAAAGTCCTTTCGCACAAGAGTTTTGCACTTTCCGGGAGCTTGTCGAAGGGGAGCTACGGAAGATTCATCAAAGCAGGCGACCTCTCTGCAGTGCTCGTGAGCAAGTTTCCCGTCTGGGCACGCAGTCTGAGAGTACCGAGTATAGAAGTCGCTCTGCTCGAAGAATGGGAGGAGAAGCTCGACCGCACTTCCGATGCCCTCGTGCGTGCCGACATCGCGACCCTCTCGGGCGTCCCTTCGTGGATGCTCGTCATCGTCAAAGAGGCGATGCGTAAGGCCGGTGCAAAGACCGCAAAGGAGCTTTGGCCTGACCTCGAAGTCTTCTTCCACGGTGGGATAGCCTTCGACCCTTACCGGGACGAGTACCGACGAGTGCTGGGTGAGGGGGTAAAGTACATGGAGACGTACAACGCTTCGGAGGGGTTCTTCGGTATTCAGGACGATCCTTCGGACAGCTCGATGCTACTCATGCTCGACTATGGGGTGTACTATGAGTTCATCCCGATGGATGTCTTTGACGAAAGCGATCTCACAAATGCCATCCCACTCCACAAAGTCTCCCAAGGGATCAACTATGCCATGGTCATCTCCACCCTCGGTGGGCTTTACCGCTACATCATAGGCGACACTGTGAGGTTCACATCGACAGCACCGTACAAATTCGTCATCACGGGGCGCACGAAGAGCTTCATCAATGCCTTTGGCGAAGAACTCATGGTGGCGAATGCCGATAAGGCTCTCGATCATGCCGCCAAGGAGAGTGGAGCAAGACTCAGAGAGTATTCGGCAGGACCGGTATTTCTGACCGAAGAGGGCAAAGGCTATCACCACTGGGTGGTGGAGTTTGAGGAAGAGCCGAAAGACATCGCACGCTTTGCATCACTCTTGGATGAAGGACTCAAAGCCCTCAACTCAGACTACGAGGCGAAGCGTTACAAAGACATCTCACTCCGGCCACCCCTTGTCACTGTGGTCCGGGAGGGGACATTCTTCGGATGGATGAAGGAGCATGGCAAACTGGGAGGACAGCACAAGGTGCCCCGACTCTCCAAGGACGACAGCATCATCCGTCGCCTCATTGAACTCTCTGACGGACAGAAATAA
- the dcm gene encoding DNA (cytosine-5-)-methyltransferase gives MDDFLKIEEVSKLLNKSKQTLRRWDAEGKLTAMREPISGYRVYPRKEIEGLFSHLIEDKACSNIVEPDRNYTTIELFAGGGGLAIGLESAGLNCIALNEMDRWACQTLRRNRRFWNVLEGDIKNFDFTQYRDKVDVVTGGFPCQAFSYAGKRLGFTDARGTLFYEFARVVKEVNPLICIGENVKGLLSHDGGRTIEGMISVMNEIGYNVLPPRILKATNYRVPQKRERVIIVGIRKDIKTQFQMPLPDHRVYNLADALKAGELYDSDVPSSPGAKYPPQKEEVLKLVPPKGYWRDLPIEIQKLYMGGSYYLGGGKTGMARRIGWDEPCLTLTCSPAQKQTERCHPEETRPFTIREYARIQTFPDDWQFEGSIAQQYKQIGNAVPVNLAKEIGYSIVRFLNDYYAQK, from the coding sequence ATGGATGATTTTCTAAAGATAGAAGAGGTCTCAAAACTGTTGAATAAGAGTAAACAAACTCTTAGAAGATGGGATGCTGAAGGTAAACTTACTGCTATGAGGGAACCAATTAGTGGATATAGAGTTTATCCAAGAAAGGAGATAGAAGGACTATTCTCTCACTTAATTGAGGATAAAGCATGTTCAAATATTGTAGAACCAGATAGAAATTATACAACAATTGAGCTGTTTGCTGGAGGGGGAGGGTTGGCCATCGGGTTGGAGTCTGCAGGGCTTAATTGTATAGCTCTTAATGAGATGGATAGATGGGCTTGTCAGACATTGAGACGTAACAGACGTTTTTGGAACGTTCTAGAAGGAGATATCAAGAATTTTGACTTCACTCAGTATAGAGATAAGGTCGATGTTGTTACAGGGGGATTTCCATGTCAAGCCTTTAGTTATGCAGGAAAAAGACTTGGATTTACAGATGCTCGTGGAACCCTATTTTATGAGTTTGCAAGGGTTGTGAAAGAAGTTAATCCATTGATTTGTATTGGAGAAAATGTAAAAGGTCTTTTGTCTCATGATGGCGGTCGAACAATAGAAGGTATGATTTCTGTTATGAACGAAATAGGATATAATGTACTTCCTCCTCGAATTCTTAAGGCAACGAACTATAGAGTTCCTCAAAAAAGGGAACGAGTTATCATTGTTGGTATAAGGAAGGATATTAAAACTCAGTTTCAGATGCCACTTCCCGATCATCGTGTATACAACTTAGCTGATGCTCTTAAGGCTGGAGAGCTATACGATAGTGATGTTCCAAGTTCCCCTGGTGCAAAATATCCCCCTCAAAAGGAGGAAGTGCTAAAACTAGTCCCTCCCAAGGGATATTGGAGAGACCTACCTATAGAAATTCAGAAGTTATATATGGGGGGAAGTTACTATTTAGGAGGTGGAAAAACTGGTATGGCAAGAAGAATAGGCTGGGATGAGCCTTGTTTGACACTTACATGTAGTCCTGCTCAAAAACAAACAGAAAGATGTCATCCTGAAGAAACTCGCCCCTTTACTATTCGTGAATATGCTCGTATCCAAACATTTCCAGATGATTGGCAGTTTGAAGGGTCTATAGCACAACAATACAAACAGATTGGTAATGCTGTGCCGGTCAACCTTGCTAAGGAGATTGGGTATTCCATTGTAAGATTTCTGAATGACTATTATGCTCAGAAATAA
- a CDS encoding PmeII family type II restriction endonuclease has translation MTENERKNIIANAKDFFRKELFETHIDNSYNKASLLKSYNVNPFLIKYLACFLEGNDSPQSIAKALIYPRVLGTSINTSFGNKTQKMINTLFSGFGSTTQGIDIEFIDAIDGRKKYCQVKAGPNTINKDDVKTISDHFQSVKNLARTNNLDVGINDLVVGVLYGKIEDLSANYKKLNENFNVYIGKDFWLHLTGDEDFYSQLTDAIGEIALEYNCSKQLDGIINALADEISSKGL, from the coding sequence ATGACAGAAAACGAAAGAAAAAACATTATAGCTAATGCTAAAGATTTTTTCAGGAAAGAACTCTTTGAAACTCACATAGACAACAGCTACAACAAAGCTTCTTTGTTAAAAAGCTATAATGTAAATCCTTTTCTAATTAAATATTTGGCATGCTTTCTTGAAGGCAATGATAGTCCTCAAAGCATTGCGAAAGCCTTAATATACCCAAGAGTACTAGGCACCTCTATCAACACCTCATTTGGAAATAAAACCCAAAAGATGATAAACACATTATTCTCAGGATTTGGATCAACTACCCAAGGCATTGACATTGAATTCATTGATGCAATAGATGGCAGAAAAAAGTACTGTCAAGTAAAAGCTGGTCCCAACACAATCAACAAAGATGATGTTAAAACTATATCGGATCACTTTCAGAGTGTAAAAAATCTCGCAAGAACAAATAATCTTGATGTTGGCATTAACGACTTAGTAGTGGGAGTTTTATATGGTAAAATAGAAGATTTGAGTGCCAATTACAAAAAGCTCAATGAAAACTTCAATGTATACATAGGAAAAGACTTTTGGTTACACTTGACGGGCGATGAGGACTTTTATTCCCAATTAACTGATGCTATAGGAGAAATAGCACTCGAATACAATTGTTCAAAACAATTAGATGGCATTATCAATGCCCTAGCAGATGAAATATCTTCCAAAGGGTTATAA
- the cobA gene encoding uroporphyrinogen-III C-methyltransferase, whose product MTSSDITPTDHIPEGTIVSLVGAGPGDPNLLTLRAVRCLRSADVIFYDALVNPVILSHCRQGIERIPVGKRCGRHSHPQEDINTLLVERALKGGRIVRLKGGDPFVFGRGGEELQALIARGIPFEVVPGITAANSVTTYTGIPVTHRGMSRSVTLITASTKEHQHEASSWKSLVELQGTIVFYMGATVIPTICQRLIEAGLSPDTPACVTTNGTLPSQHSLIGQVGDFTPDFTDYSKLSPGLFVVGEVVSFAEEFSFFAPTPLSQVKVLAVSVDTERSVIEDLLGDKVAYIHSLPTSKHEMDEYSEEIEQKLAQIRPGAWVAFSTTAAVDYMMEMLIRSGRDIRTLAQCKIAAIGKTTTLRLRSYGLVPDFVPTRRDRQGLIDELITHIGDRPTTIVSPHGAYDNETKPLIFPPLAHLSVIDIPLYHSVKVSYVKDDVTFFKEIGFTHIIFSSSKAVDNFAELMEKYDLHSLPRQAKVITYGPATTARLSTYGIQAYCTLPKATPQDVAQAIIDSL is encoded by the coding sequence ATGACATCATCAGACATCACCCCCACAGATCATATTCCCGAAGGCACCATTGTTTCGCTCGTGGGCGCAGGCCCCGGAGACCCCAATCTCCTCACCTTGCGTGCCGTCCGATGTCTGCGCAGTGCTGATGTCATCTTTTACGATGCTCTGGTCAATCCTGTCATCCTCAGCCATTGTCGCCAAGGGATCGAACGCATCCCCGTGGGCAAACGTTGTGGACGACACTCTCACCCTCAGGAGGACATCAATACGCTCCTCGTCGAACGCGCCCTCAAAGGCGGTCGCATCGTCAGGCTCAAGGGTGGTGATCCTTTCGTCTTCGGACGTGGGGGAGAAGAGCTCCAAGCCCTCATCGCACGAGGCATCCCCTTTGAGGTCGTACCCGGCATCACGGCAGCCAACTCCGTCACCACCTATACCGGCATCCCCGTCACCCACCGGGGTATGAGCCGTAGTGTGACCCTGATCACCGCTTCAACCAAGGAGCATCAGCACGAAGCTTCGTCATGGAAGAGTCTTGTGGAGCTCCAAGGAACCATCGTCTTCTATATGGGAGCGACCGTCATCCCGACGATCTGCCAAAGGCTCATCGAAGCAGGATTATCCCCCGACACACCCGCTTGCGTCACGACGAATGGCACGCTGCCCTCTCAGCACAGTCTCATCGGCCAAGTAGGAGACTTCACACCCGACTTCACCGACTACTCGAAACTCTCTCCGGGGCTCTTCGTGGTGGGCGAAGTGGTCAGTTTTGCCGAAGAGTTTTCATTCTTCGCTCCCACTCCTCTCTCACAGGTGAAAGTCTTGGCTGTGAGCGTGGATACCGAACGCTCTGTGATCGAAGACCTCCTCGGAGACAAGGTCGCCTACATCCATTCTCTACCAACCTCCAAGCATGAGATGGATGAGTATTCCGAAGAGATCGAACAGAAATTAGCACAGATACGACCCGGAGCATGGGTCGCCTTCTCCACCACCGCAGCCGTGGACTATATGATGGAGATGCTCATCCGCAGTGGCAGAGACATCCGTACCTTGGCACAGTGTAAGATAGCGGCCATCGGTAAGACGACAACCCTCCGCCTCCGTAGCTATGGACTTGTTCCCGACTTCGTCCCCACACGCAGAGACAGACAAGGACTCATCGACGAACTCATCACTCACATCGGTGATAGACCGACAACGATCGTCTCACCCCACGGTGCTTATGACAACGAGACAAAGCCCCTCATCTTCCCACCACTCGCTCACCTCTCCGTCATCGACATACCTCTGTATCACAGCGTCAAGGTGAGTTATGTTAAGGACGATGTGACTTTCTTTAAGGAAATAGGCTTCACCCACATCATCTTCAGTAGCAGTAAGGCTGTGGACAACTTCGCTGAACTCATGGAGAAATACGACCTACACAGCCTCCCTCGCCAAGCCAAAGTCATCACCTATGGTCCTGCCACCACTGCACGATTATCCACCTACGGCATCCAAGCCTACTGCACCCTCCCCAAGGCCACACCCCAAGATGTCGCCCAAGCCATCATCGACTCTCTGTGA
- the cbiQ gene encoding cobalt ECF transporter T component CbiQ, with the protein MTSQQTDHPDSNKTQTTSGPLYKEMDSGLFRLFYPLIFLITALFVKSIIGQVVLLIPLVALHAWLTPRSGRAKLIRRVVLTLLFILLGTLPILLTSIEGGGQAILTLRRWGVTHETLRLFGLISLRCLNGFLAILLITSTTPIYSVMHRLRALGVPALFVELSELIYRYINVMTETASHILTAQRCRLGYTTWRSRAEHSGMLFAQTFILAHNDAEKVYQGLLSRGYSEEDIYSTPRGQSEPTTLNDSLLSVANASFGYEKDCPILHDITLEIKKGERIVLLGENGAGKSTLFALLSGIHKVQNGALSLRGEVLTDVNDLRHTVGFVFQNPSHQLFTPSVADEIAFGLKNLGLKGEALESEVDRIIRDFELHPLMKTPPHLLSEGQKKWVAIASIVAMSPEIIILDEPTAGLDKYFTERIRGLLTRLHTEGKTIILSTHDMDFAHRWAQRGIILHQGRIIADGDIDMIFTDTIALREANLQPPRYSKLRVGAASKEVESCPIFLPSQVHHALIVGGGQGAYRKALTLSHHGIPFDVISPEVCPEMQALIAAQGAHHIARTFIQGDTWRYTLVIAGTGHTTVDNMVSEECHQRSILVNNLSSATESTFVLGASSSKGDTTFAIQTKHRLPEVGQVLRDRYETYLDTHLDTERLHSLSRLRQDMISARRKGDNDRYNELKALYDNEKNELINRL; encoded by the coding sequence ATGACAAGTCAGCAAACTGACCATCCTGACTCAAACAAGACACAGACAACCTCCGGTCCACTCTATAAGGAGATGGACTCGGGGTTGTTCCGTCTATTTTATCCCCTTATTTTCCTTATCACTGCTCTATTCGTCAAGAGCATCATCGGGCAGGTAGTCCTGCTCATCCCCCTTGTGGCACTCCACGCTTGGCTCACGCCTCGAAGTGGTCGTGCCAAGCTGATCCGACGTGTAGTACTTACCCTCCTCTTCATCCTATTAGGCACTCTGCCTATCCTGCTGACAAGCATAGAGGGAGGGGGGCAAGCCATCCTTACCCTCCGGAGATGGGGTGTCACTCATGAGACTCTCAGACTCTTCGGACTCATCTCTTTGAGGTGCCTCAATGGCTTCCTCGCCATCCTCCTCATCACCTCCACCACACCGATATACAGCGTCATGCACCGTCTTCGCGCACTGGGAGTTCCTGCACTTTTTGTCGAACTCTCCGAACTCATCTACCGCTACATCAACGTGATGACGGAGACGGCTTCGCACATCCTCACGGCCCAACGTTGTCGCCTCGGTTATACCACGTGGCGAAGCAGAGCGGAACACTCGGGCATGCTCTTTGCGCAGACATTCATCCTCGCACACAACGATGCCGAGAAGGTCTACCAAGGTCTGCTATCGAGAGGTTACAGCGAAGAGGACATCTACTCCACTCCGAGAGGTCAATCAGAGCCGACGACATTGAATGACAGCCTGTTGTCGGTAGCCAACGCCTCTTTCGGTTACGAAAAGGACTGCCCCATACTCCACGACATCACACTTGAGATAAAGAAAGGTGAGCGCATCGTCCTCTTGGGCGAAAATGGTGCAGGTAAGTCTACCCTATTCGCACTCCTCTCAGGCATCCATAAAGTCCAAAATGGCGCTCTGTCTCTCAGGGGAGAAGTACTCACGGATGTCAATGATCTTCGTCATACCGTCGGCTTTGTCTTCCAAAATCCTTCGCACCAACTCTTCACCCCCTCCGTGGCAGACGAGATAGCTTTCGGACTCAAAAACCTTGGCCTCAAAGGCGAAGCCCTCGAAAGTGAGGTCGATCGCATCATACGAGACTTCGAACTCCATCCCCTGATGAAGACCCCACCCCACCTCCTCAGTGAGGGCCAAAAGAAGTGGGTTGCGATCGCTTCTATCGTTGCGATGAGTCCGGAGATCATCATTTTGGACGAACCCACGGCAGGTCTGGACAAGTATTTTACCGAAAGGATCAGAGGACTCCTCACCCGACTACACACAGAGGGGAAGACCATCATCCTCTCCACCCACGATATGGACTTTGCTCATCGGTGGGCTCAGAGGGGCATCATCCTGCACCAAGGGAGGATCATCGCTGACGGGGACATCGACATGATTTTTACGGACACCATTGCCCTCCGAGAAGCCAATCTCCAGCCCCCACGTTACTCGAAACTGAGAGTTGGTGCTGCATCAAAAGAAGTTGAGAGCTGTCCCATTTTCTTACCATCTCAAGTACACCATGCCCTCATCGTCGGTGGAGGACAAGGGGCTTACCGCAAGGCGCTCACGCTGAGTCACCACGGCATTCCTTTTGACGTCATCAGCCCCGAAGTATGTCCCGAGATGCAGGCATTGATAGCAGCCCAAGGGGCACACCACATCGCACGTACATTCATCCAAGGGGACACGTGGAGATACACCCTTGTCATTGCCGGGACAGGCCATACCACTGTCGATAACATGGTCTCTGAAGAATGCCACCAACGAAGCATCCTTGTCAACAACCTCTCATCTGCCACCGAGAGCACCTTCGTCCTTGGTGCATCATCGTCCAAAGGAGACACGACCTTTGCCATACAGACCAAGCACCGCCTACCCGAAGTGGGGCAAGTACTCAGAGATCGTTATGAGACCTATCTCGACACTCACCTTGACACCGAGAGACTGCATTCACTGAGCCGACTTCGTCAGGATATGATATCTGCCCGAAGAAAGGGAGACAACGACCGATACAACGAACTCAAAGCCCTCTACGATAACGAAAAGAACGAACTCATCAACCGACTATGA
- a CDS encoding energy-coupling factor ABC transporter permease, giving the protein MKQKLLLLLSLVVLSAPTASAMHIMEGYLSPTWAIVWYVLSLPFIILSFNAIRKIVKGNPRGKITLALSGAFIFILSALKLPSVTGSSSHLTGTTLGALTVGPRTIPLLGLIVLLFQSLLLAHGGLTTLGANVFSMAIVGPWVAYYVFKLIKGLNAPNSIAIFFAAFLGSMSTYVTTSFQLALAYPDPSSGIFGSAMQFLSVFAVTQVPLSILEGIITAIIIRLLSDVKVPLVSTSK; this is encoded by the coding sequence ATGAAACAAAAACTATTACTCTTACTCAGCCTTGTCGTGCTATCGGCACCGACAGCATCGGCGATGCACATCATGGAGGGCTATCTGTCTCCGACATGGGCTATCGTATGGTATGTGCTTAGTTTGCCATTCATCATTCTGAGTTTCAACGCTATCCGAAAGATAGTCAAAGGCAATCCGAGAGGTAAGATCACGCTCGCACTGTCGGGCGCATTCATCTTCATCCTCTCTGCGCTCAAACTCCCCTCCGTCACCGGCAGCAGCAGTCACCTTACCGGGACGACACTCGGTGCACTGACGGTCGGACCACGTACCATCCCATTGTTGGGGCTCATCGTACTACTGTTCCAGTCGTTGCTATTGGCACACGGAGGTCTTACCACACTTGGCGCCAATGTCTTTTCGATGGCCATCGTCGGCCCCTGGGTAGCTTATTATGTCTTCAAGCTCATCAAAGGCCTCAACGCTCCCAACTCCATTGCGATCTTCTTCGCAGCCTTCTTAGGCTCGATGAGTACTTATGTGACGACGAGTTTCCAGCTTGCATTGGCTTACCCGGACCCAAGCAGCGGCATCTTTGGTTCGGCGATGCAGTTCCTCTCGGTCTTTGCCGTGACACAAGTGCCCCTCTCCATCCTCGAAGGTATCATCACAGCAATCATCATCCGCCTGCTGTCGGATGTCAAAGTCCCCTTAGTATCCACTTCAAAATAA